The Hymenobacter oligotrophus genome has a window encoding:
- a CDS encoding ferritin-like domain-containing protein: MLKSKPLPVPDEHVPANLQAPVERRTFLRYGSAALALTGLALAGCAKDPADDLELNAVTSQDEGTNALVDVGTGDFGVLNYAYALEQLESAFYAQVLAGSYHLRASAAENYALYDIHEHELVHRDFFKAAIAALGGTPIPNLAPDFSGIDFDSRTSVLTAARTFEDLGVAAYNGAGPLLRSPELLAIAGKIVSVEARHAALIRDIIQDGTFVGPDVVDLRTGLNQSLRPAQVVAQANRFLQPGSKLNVSGLSRG, from the coding sequence ATGCTGAAATCTAAACCCCTTCCCGTTCCGGACGAGCACGTGCCGGCCAACCTGCAGGCCCCAGTGGAGCGCCGCACTTTTCTGCGCTACGGGAGCGCAGCCCTGGCCCTGACCGGCTTGGCCCTGGCCGGCTGTGCCAAGGACCCGGCCGACGACCTGGAGCTGAACGCCGTCACCTCACAGGACGAAGGCACGAACGCGCTCGTCGACGTAGGCACCGGCGACTTCGGCGTGCTCAACTACGCCTACGCCCTGGAACAGCTCGAGTCTGCTTTCTACGCCCAGGTGCTAGCGGGTAGCTACCACCTGCGCGCCTCTGCGGCCGAGAACTACGCCCTGTACGACATTCACGAGCACGAACTAGTGCACCGGGATTTCTTCAAGGCGGCCATCGCGGCGCTGGGCGGTACGCCCATTCCCAACCTGGCACCAGACTTTTCGGGCATCGACTTCGACAGCCGCACAAGCGTGCTCACGGCAGCCCGCACTTTCGAGGACCTAGGCGTAGCTGCCTACAACGGCGCCGGGCCGCTGCTGCGCAGCCCGGAACTGCTGGCCATTGCCGGCAAAATTGTGTCGGTGGAAGCCCGCCACGCCGCCTTAATACGTGACATCATTCAGGATGGCACCTTCGTGGGGCCCGATGTGGTGGACTTGCGTACGGGGCTCAACCAGTCGCTGCGACCGGCGCAAGTGGTGGCCCAGGCCAACCGCTTTTTGCAGCCGGGCTCCAAGCTGAACGTGAGCGGCCTGAGCCGGGGCTAA
- a CDS encoding RtcB family protein yields the protein MAKNTNKLHGKDLRQIGFTDDKQISLALDILDQRELRKLDKGSALALLREIKADPYKYVRDQTWRPLAQELVPQPSRDVKLNPEIKDYRRYGESFIEDGARKQMDTAMQLPVSIDGALMPDAHQGYGLPIGGVLAVDNAVIPYGVGMDIGCRMALSVFELPPRYLEQRRDELKKLLHNHTRFGNKEVFKNPADDPVLERPEFKEIGVVRGKHEAAVKQLGSSGSGNHFVEWGIVDITEEENDLNLPLGQYLGLLSHSGSRGLGAAIAQHYTKVAMSKCPLPPEARYLAWLDLDSQEGQEYWRAMNLAGDYASACHHDIHRRLSKALGYNPLAQVENHHNFAWKETLADGREAIVHRKGATPAGQGVLGIIPGSMTAPGFIVRGRGERDSIQSASHGAGRRLSRTQAKQQVTEGELRRLLRDQGVELIGGGLDEAPMAYKDIHQVMAHQRDLVDVLGSFTPRIVRMDAGGSGKSKYGGE from the coding sequence ATGGCCAAAAACACCAATAAGCTGCACGGCAAGGATTTGCGTCAAATCGGCTTCACCGACGACAAGCAAATCAGCCTGGCCCTCGACATACTCGACCAACGCGAGCTGCGCAAGCTCGATAAGGGCAGCGCCCTGGCGCTGCTGCGCGAAATAAAAGCCGACCCCTACAAGTACGTACGCGACCAAACCTGGCGCCCCCTGGCCCAGGAGCTGGTGCCCCAACCCAGCCGCGACGTAAAGCTGAACCCCGAAATCAAAGACTACCGCCGTTACGGCGAGTCATTTATTGAAGACGGCGCCCGCAAGCAAATGGACACGGCTATGCAACTGCCCGTGTCCATCGACGGGGCCCTCATGCCCGATGCGCACCAGGGCTATGGCCTGCCCATTGGCGGGGTGCTGGCCGTGGATAATGCCGTGATTCCCTACGGCGTGGGCATGGACATCGGCTGCCGCATGGCCCTGTCGGTGTTCGAGCTGCCGCCGCGCTACCTCGAGCAACGCCGCGACGAGCTCAAGAAGCTGCTGCACAACCACACGCGCTTCGGCAACAAAGAAGTGTTCAAGAACCCCGCCGACGACCCCGTGCTGGAGCGGCCCGAGTTCAAGGAAATAGGCGTGGTGCGCGGCAAGCACGAGGCCGCCGTGAAACAACTGGGCTCGTCGGGCTCGGGCAACCACTTTGTGGAGTGGGGCATTGTCGATATCACCGAAGAAGAAAACGACCTGAACTTGCCCCTAGGTCAGTACCTCGGGCTGTTGTCGCACAGCGGCTCGCGGGGCCTGGGTGCCGCCATTGCGCAGCACTACACCAAGGTGGCCATGAGCAAGTGCCCGCTGCCCCCCGAAGCGCGCTACCTCGCCTGGCTCGACCTCGACTCGCAGGAAGGGCAGGAGTACTGGCGCGCCATGAATTTGGCCGGCGACTACGCCTCGGCCTGCCACCACGACATCCACCGCCGCCTCAGCAAAGCCCTAGGTTACAATCCGCTGGCGCAGGTAGAGAACCACCACAACTTTGCCTGGAAGGAGACGCTGGCCGACGGCCGCGAAGCCATTGTGCACCGCAAGGGCGCTACGCCGGCAGGCCAAGGCGTGCTGGGCATTATCCCCGGCTCCATGACGGCCCCTGGCTTTATCGTGCGCGGCCGCGGCGAGCGGGATTCCATTCAGTCGGCTTCGCACGGGGCAGGGCGGCGCCTATCGCGAACACAAGCCAAGCAGCAAGTAACCGAAGGCGAGCTGCGCCGGCTGCTGCGCGACCAAGGCGTGGAGCTCATCGGCGGCGGGCTGGATGAGGCACCCATGGCCTACAAGGACATCCATCAGGTAATGGCCCACCAGCGTGATTTGGTGGATGTGCTGGGCTCGTTCACGCCGCGCATTGTGCGCATGGATGCGGGCGGCTCGGGCAAAAGCAAATACGGCGGCGAGTAA
- a CDS encoding ferritin-like domain-containing protein yields the protein MNLLAILHEIEKVDPEVYGRLDERRAIFKHFAGFGRKLAAAAVPVALGGMLNRAYAQTPTLNNRIRLILNYALQLEYLESNFYQLALAVPGMITGQARADITQIANDERAHVNFLRSVLGRSATPDPGRRAYDFTASRSASPVPDVFTNYYSFLAVAQALEDTGVRAYKGAAPELIGTNQILEAALQIHAVEARHVSHIRTMRRGGPQEVAGTRRFDPKSWIVGDDEGGPQPPLTAPVYGPGVDPRKYPSEANVMQAGINVMQLSKVTMDAATEAFDEPLDMVTVVRIGSVFLKTDLGLAG from the coding sequence ATGAATTTACTAGCCATATTACACGAAATCGAGAAGGTGGACCCGGAAGTGTACGGCCGCCTCGACGAGCGCCGCGCCATCTTTAAGCACTTCGCCGGCTTTGGCCGCAAGCTGGCCGCGGCCGCCGTGCCCGTCGCCCTGGGGGGAATGCTGAACCGGGCCTACGCCCAAACGCCTACCCTCAACAACCGCATCCGGCTGATTCTCAACTACGCCCTGCAACTGGAATACCTCGAGTCCAACTTTTACCAGCTGGCCCTGGCTGTGCCGGGCATGATAACCGGGCAGGCCCGCGCAGACATCACCCAAATTGCCAACGACGAGCGCGCGCACGTGAACTTTCTGCGCTCCGTGCTCGGCCGCAGCGCCACCCCCGACCCCGGCCGGCGGGCCTACGACTTTACCGCCAGCCGCTCGGCCTCTCCGGTGCCGGACGTATTCACGAACTACTACTCCTTCCTGGCGGTAGCCCAGGCTTTGGAAGACACCGGCGTGCGGGCCTACAAAGGGGCCGCTCCGGAGCTGATCGGCACGAACCAGATTTTGGAAGCCGCCCTGCAGATTCATGCCGTAGAAGCCCGGCACGTGTCCCACATCCGCACCATGCGGCGGGGCGGCCCGCAAGAGGTGGCCGGCACGCGCCGCTTCGACCCGAAAAGCTGGATTGTGGGCGACGACGAGGGCGGCCCGCAGCCCCCGCTCACGGCGCCGGTGTACGGGCCCGGGGTTGATCCGCGCAAGTACCCAAGCGAGGCCAACGTTATGCAGGCCGGCATCAACGTGATGCAGCTGAGCAAGGTCACCATGGATGCCGCCACCGAGGCTTTCGACGAACCGCTGGACATGGTTACCGTGGTGCGCATTGGCTCCGTATTCCTGAAAACCGACCTAGGCTTGGCAGGCTAA
- a CDS encoding DUF4394 domain-containing protein, producing the protein MQTPVLLPSIRPISRRMRRAALLGSVLGLAALAPATAQTLYGLSGTNLVTFQASAPGTLTATTAITGVATGQTIVGMDVRPNTGELFALGYSAATTTAQLYRINVSSGAATAVGTALTLNLGGATDRIGFDFNPTVDRIRVTSTNRANLRLNPNDGALAATDGQLTYAPADANSAQTPGVGASAYTNSYIGTGSTTLYNVDEVNSRLVSQVPPNDGTLNTIGALGVTTSGATQSTDLDIAYNATNQTNTAYLVVTMAGTSTGTTLYTVNLTTGAATAAGAVGTAASMVTDIAVAIDRTVPATLTGRLIYAVSGTNLLSFDSALPGTIRTLTPITGLTAGQALVGVDFRPATNQLFALGYSAANTTAQLYRINLTTGAATTVGAALTLNLGAATDRIGFDFNPTVDRIRVTSTNRANLRLNPNDGTLAATDGQLNFAATDANASATPSVSASAYTNNLSGATTTTLFNYDDALNVLVSQTPPNDGVLNTVGSSGITVNRTTNSVDFDIITDGTTNLALLAASTGTATSDNIYSVNLTTGTATLVGPVGGGINISGMAAYSQAGLPTATVPSVLAAQVSLYPNPAQGSANLVLPTELTKQPLTVRVLNALGQEVSLQTLSARGAQPAAISLAGVKTGLYLVQVTTAEGQLTKRLFVE; encoded by the coding sequence ATGCAAACACCAGTACTGTTGCCCTCTATTCGTCCGATTTCGCGCCGTATGCGCCGCGCCGCCTTGCTAGGTTCGGTGCTGGGCTTGGCCGCCTTGGCACCCGCCACGGCCCAAACCCTCTACGGTTTGTCGGGCACTAACCTTGTTACCTTCCAGGCCTCGGCCCCGGGCACGCTCACGGCCACCACGGCCATAACGGGCGTAGCCACCGGCCAAACCATTGTGGGCATGGATGTACGCCCCAACACCGGCGAGCTGTTTGCCCTGGGTTACAGCGCTGCCACCACCACGGCGCAGCTCTACCGCATCAACGTGAGCAGCGGCGCGGCTACGGCTGTGGGCACGGCCCTCACCCTGAACCTAGGCGGAGCCACCGACCGCATCGGGTTCGACTTTAACCCCACCGTGGACCGCATTCGGGTAACCAGCACCAACCGCGCCAACCTGCGCCTCAACCCCAACGACGGCGCCCTAGCCGCCACCGACGGCCAGCTGACCTACGCCCCCGCCGATGCCAACTCGGCCCAAACGCCGGGCGTGGGCGCTTCGGCTTACACCAACAGCTACATCGGCACGGGCAGCACCACGCTCTACAACGTGGATGAAGTGAACAGCCGCCTGGTGTCGCAGGTACCGCCCAACGACGGCACCCTGAACACCATTGGCGCCCTGGGCGTAACCACCAGCGGCGCCACCCAAAGCACCGACCTCGACATTGCCTACAACGCCACCAACCAAACCAACACGGCCTACCTGGTGGTAACAATGGCGGGCACCTCCACGGGCACCACGCTTTACACCGTAAACCTGACCACCGGCGCGGCCACTGCTGCGGGTGCCGTGGGCACGGCCGCCAGCATGGTTACCGACATTGCCGTAGCCATCGACCGCACGGTGCCGGCCACGCTTACCGGCCGCCTGATTTACGCCGTATCGGGCACCAACTTGTTGTCGTTCGATTCGGCCCTGCCGGGCACCATCCGCACGCTTACGCCCATCACGGGCCTCACGGCGGGTCAGGCTTTGGTAGGAGTTGATTTTCGGCCCGCTACCAACCAATTGTTCGCCCTGGGTTACAGCGCTGCCAACACCACGGCGCAGCTCTACCGCATTAACCTGACTACCGGCGCGGCCACTACCGTGGGCGCGGCGCTTACCCTCAACCTAGGGGCTGCCACCGACCGCATCGGGTTCGACTTTAACCCCACCGTGGATCGCATCCGCGTCACGAGCACCAACCGCGCCAACCTGCGCCTCAACCCCAACGACGGCACCCTGGCCGCCACCGACGGGCAGTTGAACTTCGCCGCCACCGATGCCAATGCCAGCGCCACGCCGTCGGTTTCGGCCTCGGCTTACACCAACAACCTGAGCGGCGCCACTACCACCACGCTCTTCAATTACGACGACGCGCTGAACGTGCTGGTATCCCAAACGCCGCCCAACGACGGCGTGCTGAACACCGTGGGCAGTTCGGGCATTACCGTGAACCGCACCACCAACTCGGTTGATTTCGACATCATTACCGACGGCACTACCAACTTGGCCCTGCTCGCGGCCAGCACCGGCACCGCCACTTCGGACAACATCTACTCCGTAAACCTGACCACGGGCACGGCTACGCTGGTGGGCCCCGTTGGCGGTGGCATCAACATCAGCGGCATGGCGGCGTACTCGCAGGCGGGCCTGCCCACGGCAACGGTGCCCAGCGTACTGGCCGCGCAGGTGTCGCTGTACCCGAACCCGGCCCAAGGCTCGGCCAACTTGGTGCTGCCAACCGAACTCACCAAGCAACCCCTCACCGTGCGCGTGCTGAACGCCCTAGGTCAGGAGGTTAGCCTGCAAACCCTCTCGGCACGCGGCGCGCAGCCAGCAGCCATTTCGCTGGCGGGCGTGAAAACCGGCCTGTACTTGGTGCAGGTAACCACCGCCGAGGGCCAGCTGACCAAGCGCCTGTTTGTGGAATAG